A stretch of the Lytechinus variegatus isolate NC3 chromosome 5, Lvar_3.0, whole genome shotgun sequence genome encodes the following:
- the LOC121415001 gene encoding UDP-glucuronosyltransferase 2C1-like, whose product MAGSAILGVGLLYLLIGAMEVNAANILFSGLFGEGSHFLSQIPIAKSLTQKGHNITLLISEEFSHRAKNPAYSGYHFETFTISDHPGLIRRTTENSARVAFGKTTSVIQNMELLPASLFMTKEACRAVLSDTPLMDRLKDIDMIVFDLTWPCGIYMKSYLLRHMNASSIRVAVTSPMSPLQYLHEIAGSPFNPSYQPTFATGYSSSMSFTQRFGNVINWAIIHHLGKNRVFDCFSDLQKEFDLDSDLGMSSSFYYQTIDLYLMNIDFAVEFPFPLMPNVIAVGGLTSGPANHLSEDLEDFMNSSGEDGVILFSLGTSVSTFASTRSDLMEMFFDAFSRLPQKVIMQLKDSQRFKIPSNVKALPWIPQNDLLGHSKTRVFMFQGGNNGFQEALYHGVPLVVIPFQTDQPDVASRIVSRGLGVKLDKKLLSTDLIQQKLSEVIQNSSYSIIAKRLSAIFRDRPLRPADRAAFWIEHVLKHGGKYMQSPSHELSFIQLYLIDVALFVTGIILVIFYLIYRTCKLCRRCCCRSKVVKSKKD is encoded by the coding sequence ATGGCGGGAAGTGCAATACTCGGTGTCGGGTTGTTATACCTTCTCATTGGCGCCATGGAAGTTAACGCTGCGAACATTCTATTTTCAGGACTGTTCGGTGAAGGGAGCCATTTCCTATCTCAGATTCCTATTGCCAAGAGTTTAACGCAAAAAGGTCATAATATCACACTGCTTATCAGTGAAGAGTTCTCTCACAGGGCGAAAAACCCAGCGTATTCGGGCTACCATTTTGAGACATTTACTATATCTGATCATCCGGGTCTTATCCGGAGAACGACTGAAAATTCTGCGCGAGTTGCGTTCGGTAAAACTACAAGTGTGATCCAAAACATGGAACTGCTACCAGCTAGCTTGTTTATGACTAAAGAAGCATGCAGAGCGGTCCTTTCCGATACTCCATTGATGGATCGATTGAAAGATATCGATATGATTGTGTTTGATTTAACTTGGCCGTGTGGAATCTACATGAAATCGTATTTACTGCGGCATATGAACGCATCAAGTATCCGAGTGGCGGTGACATCACCTATGTCACCACTTCAATATCTGCATGAGATAGCTGGTTCCCCGTTCAATCCTTCATATCAACCCACATTCGCCACAGGGTACTCGTCATCAATGTCGTTTACACAAAGATTCGGAAACGTCATCAACTGGGCAATCATTCACCATTTGGGGAAGAATCGCGTCTTTGATTGTTTTAGCGACTTGCAAAAGGAATTCGATTTGGATTCTGATTTAGGAATGTCAAGTTCTTTTTACTACCAGACCATCGATCTTTACCTCATGAACATAGACTTTGCGGTGGAGTTTCCTTTCCCGCTGATGCCGAATGTAATTGCCGTTGGCGGGCTTACGTCGGGACCAGCGAACCATTTAAGTGAAGATCTAGAAGACTTTATGAACAGTTCTGGGGAGGATGGCGTCATCCTGTTCTCCCTAGGAACTTCCGTGTCTACTTTTGCTTCAACACGATCTGACTTGATGGAAATGTTTTTTGACGCATTCAGTCGACTCCCCCAGAAGGTCATAATGCAATTGAAAGACTCCCAGCGATTTAAAATTCCCTCCAATGTTAAAGCGTTACCATGGATACCACAGAACGATCTCTTGGGTCATTCTAAGACCAGGGTCTTCATGTTTCAAGGTGGTAATAATGGTTTCCAGGAAGCACTGTATCACGGCGTTCCTTTAGTTGTAATACCTTTTCAAACTGATCAACCTGATGTAGCTTCGAGGATTGTATCGCGAGGACTTGGGGTTAAACTCGACAAAAAACTCCTCAGTACTGATCTCATTCAGCAAAAACTTTCCGAAGTTATCCAGAATTCATCTTACAGCATCATCGCCAAACGTCTATCTGCCATTTTTAGGGATCGACCGTTGAGACCAGCAGATCGAGCTGCGTTCTGGATTGAACATGTCCTCAAACATGGCGGAAAATACATGCAATCACCTTCTCATGAACTCTCCTTCATTCAATTGTACCTTATAGATGTTGCACTTTTCGTTACTGGCAtaattttggtcatattttatttaatctATAGGACATGCAAACTTTGCAGGAGATGTTGCTGTCGATCAAAAGTTGTCAAAAGCAAGAAAGACTGA
- the LOC121416303 gene encoding UDP-glucuronosyltransferase 2B7-like produces the protein MRSSIFFLPLVLCVRTLESAKILMSGVFGEGSHFTALVPIGKSLVNKGHNVTFLISDEYSYRARDPELSTIFEFEIFHYNDKTLNAREFFRGYEKIGIEGSNGFLQLLQMYKIGRRIQVDICESVLRDDDMMSRLASMDAIVFELPWPCSIFIKSYIERHLNATDVRMVLSSATAPVPAMFLMAGSPFNPSYQPASYTSYSSSMNFFQRITNGVYSLVLHSIMEFIFNNAYKHTVEKFDLHENLASLSTSQKHIDLFLTNCDFAVEFPFPLMPNVIAVGGLTARPAMPLDQELEDFMQSSGKHGVVVFSMGSYFASFTTYRPDIMNMILEVLSKLPQKVVMQIKDPSLYSLPENVKAMTWIPQNDLLGHPKTKVFLFHSGNNGYLEALWHGVPMVVIPIFGDHIDVTVRIVSRGLGLMIGKENVSTDYLHHQLQEVLSNPAYSITAKRLSAIFRDRPLGPADRAAFWIEHVIKHGGKYMQSPAYDLSFIQYHLIDIGVFILVVLCMLLYSIFILLRKCVGHMNGNQSKGKTD, from the coding sequence ATGAGGAGTTcgattttcttccttcctttggTGCTTTGTGTAAGAACCTTGGAGTCCGCTAAGATTTTGATGTCAGGAGTCTTTGGGGAGGGAAGTCATTTTACCGCATTGGTGCCCATCGGAAAAAGCTTGGTGAACAAGGGACACAACGTCACGTTTTTAATaagtgatgaatattcatatcgaGCAAGGGATCCCGAGCTGTCCACGATCTTCGAATTTGAAATCTTTCATTACAATGATAAAACACTAAATGCGAGGGAATTTTTCCGTGGATATGAGAAGATAGGGATCGAAGGAAGCAATGGTTTTCTACAATTGCTGCAGATGTACAAGATAGGGAGAAGAATTCAGGTTGATATCTGTGAGTCAGTCCTGCGAGACGATGACATGATGAGTAGACTCGCATCCATGGACGCCATCGTGTTCGAACTGCCTTGGCCATGCAGCATATTTATCAAATCATACATCGAAAGACACCTGAATGCCACGGATGTTCGTATGGTTCTATCTTCTGCTACGGCACCTGTTCCTGCAATGTTCCTAATGGCTGGATCACCATTCAATCCTTCTTATCAACCGGCAAGTTACACCAGTTACTCTTCATCTATGAACTTCTTCCAGAGGATCACAAATGGTGTCTATTCACTTGTTCTCCATTCTATcatggaatttatctttaacaatgCCTATAAACACACGGTTGAAAAATTCGATCTGCATGAAAATCTTGCCTCCTTATCCACCTCGCAGAAGCACATCGACCTGTTTCTGACCAACTGCGATTTCGCTGTCGAGTTTCCATTCCCCCTGATGCCCAATGTGATTGCTGTTGGTGGCCTGACGGCGCGACCAGCCATGCCTCTTGATCAAGAGCTTGAAGATTTCATGCAGAGTTCTGGTAAACATGGCGTCGTCGTTTTCTCCATGGGCTCCTACTTCGCGTCGTTCACCACGTACAGACCTGACATCATGAACATGATTCTCGAGGTCCTTTCAAAATTGCCACAGAAAGTTGTCATGCAGATCAAAGATCCATCCTTATACAGTCTTCCAGAAAATGTTAAAGCGATGACATGGATTCCTCAAAACGATCTCTTAGGGCATCCTAAGACAAAGGTATTTCTGTTTCACTCTGGTAACAATGGATACCTAGAGGCTCTCTGGCATGGTGTGCCAATGGTAGTCATTCCAATCTTTGGCGACCACATTGACGTCACAGTAAGAATTGTATCACGTGGCCTAGGTTTAATGATAGGCAAAGAGAATGTAAGCACCGATTACTTACACCATCAGCTTCAAGAAGTACTTTCGAATCCTGCATACAGCATCACTGCGAAACGGCTCTCCGCCATCTTTAGAGATCGCCCATTAGGTCCAGCGGATCGAGCTGCATTCTGGATTGAACATGTCATTAAACATGGCGGTAAATATATGCAATCACCTGCGTATGACCTGTCATTTATTCAGTATCATTTGATTGATATCGGGGTATTTATCTTGGTGGTATTATGTATGTTGCTCTATAGTATCTTCATTCTTTTAAGAAAGTGCGTTGGTCATATGAATGGAAATCAATCGAAAGGAAAAACTGACTAA